Sequence from the Candidatus Omnitrophota bacterium genome:
TCATGGTGACTGTGTCCTTTCCTGCCATAAGGGCCTCCTTTGGAAGAGGCTATTATAGCAACTTTGGGATAGGACATTTTAACTTTGCTGAAAGCGGACATTATTATATTGCGATTACAGGATTTTTAAATGTTTCTGATCAGCTTATTAAGATACCCTTCTGTGAATTTTATTATACTGTTCATCATGCGTACCGTTTCTACGGGATATCTTCCAATAGCCGATTCTGCCGAAAGCATGACAAAATCCGTGCCGTCTATTATTGCGTTGGCAACATCGCTCACCTCTGCGCGAGTAGGTATGTGGTTCTCTGTCATACTCTCGAGCATTTGCGTAGCGGTTATGACAAATTTTCCCGCGCGATTACATTTCCTGATTATCATCTTCTGTATTATCGGCACCTCATAAATAGGCAAAGATACGCCCATGTCCCCACGCGCTATCATGATACCGTCTGAAGCTCTGATTATTTCATCTATATTTTTTACACCGTCTCTATTTTCTATCTTCGCGATAAGCCGGCACTTGGATCTATTGCCGAGCACATCTTGTACGGCCAACATGTCTTTACTTGTGCGTACGAACGACTGTGCTATATAGTCAAGACCATATTTTTTAGAAAAGAGTATATTTTTTACGTCATTGCGGCTTATTCTGCCAAATTTAAGTTTTGCATCCGGAATATTTACGCCTTTATGCTCCTTAAGGATGCCGCCTATTACTACCTTTGCCGTCAGGTTATTCGCGCTATATCCTTTTACTTCCAAGGCGATATTTCCATCGTCTATAAATATATATTGCCCCTTCTTTATATCCCTGAGCGGCCCCCGATAGTCAAATGGTATGCACCTATCAGCGCCTTTTATATCCTTTTGAGTAAGGCACACTACCCAGCCCTTTTTAAGCTCCATAGCGCCGCCGGCGAGGCCGCCTATCCTTATGCGATGGCCTTCCAGGTCACCTAAAAATCTTATGCGCCGGCGGTATTTTTTGTTTATAAGCCGGATTATTTTTATCTTACGTATGAGCTCGGGATGCTTTGAGTGTGAAAAGTTGAGTCGGGCTACATCCATCCCGGCAAGTATCATTTTTCTCAATACCGTCTCATCGGACGATGCCGGGCCCAGTGTGCATATTATTTTAGTCTTTGTCATATATCACTAAAATCCTTCATTGCGTTCCTGCAGGGTTTTATTTATGTCTTCGATTTTCGTTTTTGTTCGCTGGTATGTTTTTATCTGCTCATGACCGGTCAGATAGTCAACAACACCCGGCTCGGCAGGCTTTGATGCCTTCTCCCCGCCGCATCCGGAAAGTAAAGCGCATAAGATTATTATAGCAGCAAAACATTTTCTCACTTAAATCGCTCCTTTTTCTGCTTGCAGGGTGGCTCCGTACAGGACGTCCCTCTAAAACTCTTTTAAAACTTCACCACCATCGCACGCGGTGGGCAGGGCTTGACGCAGAGCTCGCAGGCGATGCATTTCTCGGAGTCAAAGATCACCTTGCGCGTCTTTTTATCGATGACGAGCGCTTCCGTAGGGCATATCACGACACAGGCGCCGCAATGAGTACACTTCTCTTCTATCCTTATAACATCCTTACTAAGCGGCTGGATCTTGACATCCAGGCCGAGAAGATATTTCAACCCCTTTTCGTAGTCGCTCTCATTGCCGGACAGCTCAAGAATTAAAAGCCCCTCTTCTTTCGGTGTCACTTTTGCCTGCAGAATGTTGAATATGAGATTATAATCCTTGACCAGTTTGTAAACCACCGGCCGATCGAGCAAATTATGCGGAAACGTCAGTACTATTCTTTTGGATATCATAGTCATCTCCATTTTAAGCCAGCTCGATATCTCCCCAACTGGCCATTTTATCGCCCAATATGATCAATGCGCCAAGCACGCCGTTTATCGACTTGGCGTAATCTATTGCCTTCGTAAGATCGTCGGCCGATTTTGCCAGGTTGCATGCCTCTGTCGCAACACAGTCGGCAAGTACCGCATCATGCGAAATTATAAGCGCTGCGTCGGCCTTCCCGAAACTAATCGAATGACCCACCGTAGCACTCGATGTCGCTATACCCAGCGGCATTTTTTCGGCTAGAAGCCTTATTTTTATTTTGCCTGAAAGCGGCGATTTACCGGCAAATACTGACATCGTGCGGTCCTTAGCCGAATTCATAAATATATCGCCGCCGTTTTCAATGATTATCTCGGAAGAATATTCAAGGAGTCCGCGAGCCGTATATTCAGCCATCGCTCCCGCAATACCGGCCATAGGCCCGACTCCCGCAATCGCGGACTTTTTTATCATGTCTTTCGCTATCGCGGGCGCCTTTTCGTCCATCTCTATCGGCTTAAATGATTCTTTGAAGGACTTATTTTTATCTATGTAATCCAAGAGATCCCTGCGGTAAGCGTAAACTATCTTTTCCGCCTCTATCTTAAGGATTCTGTCGGCCAGGATCAGAAGGTCTGTCTCGAACAACTTGACCTCGAACGCCTTCAAATCGCCCTCTTTCACCCAATCTCTGTAGAACCGTTTTTCGTACATATCAGCAAATCCGCGGCAGCACTTCTAAAACCGGCATGTCGACGATGCGCTCGCCTCCGACCTTTGTTTTTAAAACGACCCTGCCCTTGAAATCTTTTGTCACCTCGCCGATTATGGCCCCGCGCCTGCCGAGTGAGTGCTTTTTCATTATGCGAAGCGCTTTCCCGGCATCCTGCGGCCCTACTATCGCGATAACCTTGCCTTCGTTCGCCATCTGTAGCGGTTCGATACCCAGTATCTCACAAACGGAGGCGGTCTCTTTGCTAATGGGGATCTTATCCTCAAAAAGCTGTATGCCAAAAGGGGCGTCCTCAACGATCTCGTTCATCACCGCTGCCACTCCACCCCTCGTAGGATCGCGCATAAATTTTACATTACTACATTTATTGAGCACCATCAATATCAATCCGTTCAGCGAGGCGCAGTCACTCTTCGGCCCGCTCTTAAAGCCCAAATCATTGCGCGCCAGCATAACCGCAGTACCGTGGTCGGCTATAGTGCCGTTTATTATGACCTTATCGCCAGGCTTTATTCTCCTTACGGATAGTTCGCGGCTATATTTTACTACGCCTATGCCGCTTGTGTTGATAAATATACCGTCGCAATTTCCCTTTTCAACGACTTTTATGTCGCCCGTCACCACCTCCACACCTGCAGTCCTCGCCTCTTTTTTCATGGAAGCTATAAATCTCATCAAAAGCCCCTCCGACAGGCCTTCTTCTATAATAAGTGAGCACGATATATATAGAGGAAGAGCCCCGGATACGGCAAGGTCATTTACCGTGCCGCATACGGCAAGCTTTCCGATATCGCCGCCTTTAAAGATGAGGGGTTTTACCACAAAAGAGTCCGTGGTAAACGCTATTCTCTTTTTATCCAATTCCAAAACGGCGGCATCGGCCATACGGTTTAGGACGGGGTTTCCATAGACTCCCAGGATCTTCTTTCTTATCAGCTCGTGCATCAAGCGCCCGCCGCTTCCGTGCGCCAGTGTTATATTTGCCATATTTTCCTTCGCTTAGTTACTTATATCTAAAATGTATTCCGCACGTCCCCTCGCTCGAGACCATGCATGGCCCTTTGGGATTATCGGGTGTGCATACTTTTCGGAACAACCTGCAATCTTCGGGCAGTTTTACGCCTTTTATGACTTCTCCACAGAGGCAGCGCCTGTCTATGGGAATCTTTACTTTTTTGACTCCAAAGCGCTTTTCGGCATCAAAGTCCGAAAATTCGCCGCGTATCGCGAGGCCGCTCTTCGGTATTCGGCCTATACCGCGCCAAACAGAATCGCACGGCGCAAAGATCCTCTGCATTACTTCCTGCGCTCTTTTGTTGCCGCGTTTATGTACCACTCTATTATACTCGTTTACTATTCCTGCTTTACCGGAATTCACATCCATGACAAGCAAAAGTATGCCTTGAAGCATATCGAGCGGTTCAAACCCGGCAATAACTCCGGGAATATTAAATTTCTTAAGGAATTTATAGCCGTCGGCGCCTATTATGGAACTGACGTGGGCGGGCAGGATAAAGCCGTCCAACGCCACATTTTTATCCTTCAATATGGCTGTCATCGCCGGCGGTATAAGTTTATGCGCGGAGTACACAAAAAAGTTCCTGACGCGCCTTTTTTTTGCCTCTATAATAGCCATAGCCACCGTTGGCGCGGTCGTTTCAAAACCGACGCCTAAAAATATTACGTCTTTAGAAGGGTTCTCTTCGGCTATCCTTAAGGCATCGAGCGACGAATATACTATTCTTATATTCCGGCCCTTTGCTCTTTCGCGGTAAAGCGACGATTTAGAACCCGGCACTTTGATCATATCGCCGAAAGTCGTGATTATGGTATCGCCTGATCCTGCCAAAGTAATCGCGCTGTCTATGTAAGATGCGTCCGTAACGCATACGGGGCACCCGGGGCCCGATATGAGGCGGATATTTTCAGGCAAAAGTTTTGCCAGCCCGAAACGGTAAAAAGTATTCGTATGCGTGCCGCAGACCTCCATAAAATTGTAGCGGCCGCGGCCCCTGGCGAGTTTCTCTATCTTCGCCGACAAGTTCTTTGCCAATTTTAAGTCTCTGAATTCGTCTATATATTTCATGGCTGCCTTTGACGCGGGACACGTTCCTTCCCAACCTGGCGAATCTAACCTGGTTAGAATTGCCAGGTTAGTACTACGGAACATGTCCCGCCGCGTGTCTGTATTTGCAACTTATCGCTTTTGGTTGCGGCTTCTACGGCTTAATTTGCTTCAATATGTCAAGCGTCTCTTTAGCCCGCTTCTCATTGAGCTTCTCTATCGCGAAGCCGGCGTGCACTATGACGTAATCGCCCACTTCGGCATTTCTGAT
This genomic interval carries:
- the pyk gene encoding pyruvate kinase; translation: MTKTKIICTLGPASSDETVLRKMILAGMDVARLNFSHSKHPELIRKIKIIRLINKKYRRRIRFLGDLEGHRIRIGGLAGGAMELKKGWVVCLTQKDIKGADRCIPFDYRGPLRDIKKGQYIFIDDGNIALEVKGYSANNLTAKVVIGGILKEHKGVNIPDAKLKFGRISRNDVKNILFSKKYGLDYIAQSFVRTSKDMLAVQDVLGNRSKCRLIAKIENRDGVKNIDEIIRASDGIMIARGDMGVSLPIYEVPIIQKMIIRKCNRAGKFVITATQMLESMTENHIPTRAEVSDVANAIIDGTDFVMLSAESAIGRYPVETVRMMNSIIKFTEGYLNKLIRNI
- a CDS encoding 4Fe-4S binding protein, producing MISKRIVLTFPHNLLDRPVVYKLVKDYNLIFNILQAKVTPKEEGLLILELSGNESDYEKGLKYLLGLDVKIQPLSKDVIRIEEKCTHCGACVVICPTEALVIDKKTRKVIFDSEKCIACELCVKPCPPRAMVVKF
- a CDS encoding UPF0280 family protein; translated protein: MYEKRFYRDWVKEGDLKAFEVKLFETDLLILADRILKIEAEKIVYAYRRDLLDYIDKNKSFKESFKPIEMDEKAPAIAKDMIKKSAIAGVGPMAGIAGAMAEYTARGLLEYSSEIIIENGGDIFMNSAKDRTMSVFAGKSPLSGKIKIRLLAEKMPLGIATSSATVGHSISFGKADAALIISHDAVLADCVATEACNLAKSADDLTKAIDYAKSINGVLGALIILGDKMASWGDIELA
- the hypE gene encoding hydrogenase expression/formation protein HypE — protein: MANITLAHGSGGRLMHELIRKKILGVYGNPVLNRMADAAVLELDKKRIAFTTDSFVVKPLIFKGGDIGKLAVCGTVNDLAVSGALPLYISCSLIIEEGLSEGLLMRFIASMKKEARTAGVEVVTGDIKVVEKGNCDGIFINTSGIGVVKYSRELSVRRIKPGDKVIINGTIADHGTAVMLARNDLGFKSGPKSDCASLNGLILMVLNKCSNVKFMRDPTRGGVAAVMNEIVEDAPFGIQLFEDKIPISKETASVCEILGIEPLQMANEGKVIAIVGPQDAGKALRIMKKHSLGRRGAIIGEVTKDFKGRVVLKTKVGGERIVDMPVLEVLPRIC
- the hypD gene encoding hydrogenase formation protein HypD, which produces MKYIDEFRDLKLAKNLSAKIEKLARGRGRYNFMEVCGTHTNTFYRFGLAKLLPENIRLISGPGCPVCVTDASYIDSAITLAGSGDTIITTFGDMIKVPGSKSSLYRERAKGRNIRIVYSSLDALRIAEENPSKDVIFLGVGFETTAPTVAMAIIEAKKRRVRNFFVYSAHKLIPPAMTAILKDKNVALDGFILPAHVSSIIGADGYKFLKKFNIPGVIAGFEPLDMLQGILLLVMDVNSGKAGIVNEYNRVVHKRGNKRAQEVMQRIFAPCDSVWRGIGRIPKSGLAIRGEFSDFDAEKRFGVKKVKIPIDRRCLCGEVIKGVKLPEDCRLFRKVCTPDNPKGPCMVSSEGTCGIHFRYK
- a CDS encoding HypC/HybG/HupF family hydrogenase formation chaperone, coding for MCLGIPMKILSKDKDSAMVSSGGTKREISVGLIRNAEVGDYVIVHAGFAIEKLNEKRAKETLDILKQIKP